A stretch of DNA from Lycium ferocissimum isolate CSIRO_LF1 chromosome 4, AGI_CSIRO_Lferr_CH_V1, whole genome shotgun sequence:
TTAGGAGGACTTATTGTTTTTGGTGCAGCAGGAAGAagagaaaatagtcaatttaTCAAAGGGTCTTTTCagtaaatttaataatttaatcatgtaTTTAATGTGTCATTCCCTCAATTTATCACTTAAATACACCTCCTTAGTCTCAAATTATGTGTCGTGATTTCTAAAATAGTTGTgtcaaaatatttcattttagaaatttaaaattaaattaatttttcttttcattttatcgttagtagtaattgtttttaaaaattacaaaCACCTAAAAATGGTACATGTATATCTTAAGACATAAACATCTTAAACAACGGTAAAATAGTGAAAATCTCCTCCTAAAACACATAGGTAATTTGAGACAAGAGGGGGTAACAAATTACTAACacgaaacaatttttttttcctaatttctgggatgctttatttcttattttcttaatcAACATAacgagtttttttttatttttttataaaaaggataataagaaaaaaggaaatgcCAATTGGGTTAACAGTTCTACAAAATGAACTCGTGATACTGCCATTTAAATTGCAATCTCTTGTCATCACAGTATCATTGCAAAAGAAGTTATTTTTCTCCTCTTAAAAGTAGTCCACTGTAATTGAAAATAACAAAACActatagctttttttttttttttttccctttcaaatAACCGAGATTTCGAGCCAGCTTGCATGCAACTATTTCTGTATGAATCTACTGCCTGTTCATCATTTACCGATAACTCTGTGTATCAAAACTTGGGCAAATGAGAAGCATACAAAACACTCCATCCCTTTGGGTATCTTAAAAGTACACAGGATGTATGTTGTGGTTGAATTACTTATTCAACTCATAAATTTTACACATTGTTTCTCCGAATAggtacaaaaatatacatattttggataCTATAACATGGAACAAAGCAGCCATTTGCAAGCTGTTATGGAATCTATGCTCAAAGAAGGATAAGTTGTGGGTTCAATGGGTGCATGCATACTATGGGAAAGGGAGGAATGTATGGAACATAGTAGCAAATACTGCATCCTGGCTAATCAAAAAGATTCTGAAAACTAAGGATAAATTTGCAGCAGCAGGTTACCTTGAGATGGATATTGTACAGATGACAAACTTTTCAATACAGAAAATGTATAAACTACTGAGAAGTAACTTCCAGAAAGTGTCTTGGAAGAGGTTGGTGTGTAACAACATGGGTTCACCCAAATGGACATTCATACTCAGACTAGCTATCTATGAAAGGCTGCTCACCAAGGAGAAACTAGTGAAATGGGGAATAATTGACGATGCTACATGCTTATGCTGCCCTACAACTACTGAAACAGTAGCTCACCTATTGTTTGCCTGCCCCATATTTTCAGGGGTCTGGAGAAGAATGTTGAGTTGGCAAGGGATCACCAGACAAATATTTGAATGGCAGGAAGAGGTGAACTGGGCAAGTGCACATTACAAAGGAAAAAATCCGGAAGCTGAGATATATAGGGTGACTTTGGCTTGTGCAGTCTAACAGATATGGCAAGAGAGGAATTGCAGAATTTTCCAACAGAAGCACGGAAGTGAAGATCAGATAGTGAAGACCATAGTCCAGGAAGTGCACCACAGAGGAAGTACCAGTAGCAGATTGTGTATGAGACTAGCAAGTTTGAACTTCTATCCGTAGTTAGAAGTGACAGATGTACAGAAGTATGAAGTAGTATGGTGACACTAAAGCACTGTTTGATGAGAAGCAAATGTATAGGAAGTTGAAGTAGCTAGCACGTCTGAGGCTGAGTAAGCTCAGATATgctgtttgtttttttttcctggttTGTAAAGCTTACTTGGTGAATAAAAAGTCAAATTatttgcccaaaaaaaaaatatatatatatacatgtaaataACCTCCACAGTAAACTCTTCTTTTCTAATTTGACTTTTTCTACATCTCTCCCCCATTCATCAAGGTGTAGGGGGACTAGGAGAGCAAGTAATAATATAACTATAGAAGAAGAATATCATTGTTGACTAGATATATTTAATTTCCTAAATAGCTTCTTTACAAACtggctaattttaattataACTTGATCAAAGAACTCATAGAATCTCTGAAGTTGTTTACTTGATTAATCCTGCAAATGCAAACAAGAATAAGTTTTTAGTGCTTTAAAAGTGAGAAAACACAATAGATTGAAAAAGGCAGCTTATTTTGGACTAGTACCTCAGGCAATTTACTCGATGATGAATCAAATTTAGCTTCCGGTAATTCTTCAGACATTCGTGCCTCTGATTTCTCATTTGAAAAACTGCAAAAATGCATTGTCAAGCGTCACAAAGATACTACACCTTTTCTATGACGTTCTAGTGTACATAATACGACATGAACAGAAACTTTGGATTGCAAAATCTCAACAATGCGGAGCTCGAAGCCAAAATCAAATGTAAGGCGTTAGGACAGGTAACATAAAATGCAAAAGCACAGCCACAGCTATTGAAAGGTTTATAACAGTTAAAGGATGGTTTATTCATAAGGCAGAGaagacaaataaaataatccgTAGTTTTCTCAGACGAGTGTCGTTTAGTCCATAAGGAAACATCCGTGGCATGACGACAGAATGTCTCGTAAATTCGTCCTTAAAATTGGTAAGGGTGAGAATACAAACAATTTCCACATACTATTGTTACCGGTTATATGAAAGCAATAGTAAATCCAATCAGAAACTCACGTTGAGAGAATAGTAACCCAAACCAGTTCGACGCAGTCAACCCAAAGGAGTCTTTGCTCGAGAGGAATAACGCCGTAAGTTATTAGGTGAGCAAATGGCCAAAGTTTCCACCCTGCCTGAAAGAATTAAGAACTGATTCAGTATTCTCAAAGACATCATCTCTGCAAAATTAGAATTGATAAATACCAGAACAACAAAGAGTTGTATCAAAAAAAGACATTCAAGATTAGTTAGTGAAAGAGTTGAACTTGATAAAGGTTCTACGTGTAGCCACTCTACAACCTCTTCGAGTAAACGAATacaaatctctctctctctctttttctaaaTGACTGTGTTGCACGGGCCAGCTTGTGCACAAATGTCAGTTTTTCATAATGTATTTTTCAGAAATAAGTAAATAAGCAAAACCAAGCCACGCAGAGTTCATTAACCGTTCAAGGAAGACGGCATAGACATTGAAGGACACCACATTTTCAGAGTATCACATAACTGCACTCTAATataactaaaagaaaataaataaagtacatTAGGTTTGAAGATATGTTAAGCTTTATTTAAGCAAACCAAACAGTCAACTTAGACTAACTTCCGCTGAATCAGCATAAACCAACTTAAATCTTGAGCGAATACTACTCTGTTGGTTATATTCAACTTCAGAAAATACATAGGATACTCCGAATATGATGGACGATCTAACCTCGACGGAAGCAGAAGTGGATGCAGCCTTATTTATTGGGTTCAACTGAACTCAGTAATTTTGACACggagtataaatatatgtcaaAATTAGTACAACTTTACAAATATCAAATTGTGAACCCATAATTTCCAGAGTACAATTGGTCCGATGGTAAGAATTTAAAGGTTGAACCATCCGATCTAAATTTTGGATCCGTCTCTAATGTAAGTACTTAAAGATAGATTATTCCTTACTGTTAACATGGGCCAAAACGTGGTTTTGAGCTCGCCGAAAATATTGGCTGCAGATTCAAGACGCAAGAACCCAAGGACCACAAAATAGGTGCTATTCCAAATTGCTGCCCAAATGGTTTGGTCAAAAGCAACTTTAGCAGGAACTACCCACCAATCATTGGAAGGGAAAAGAGCCTGTAAGTTAAGAGTTGAACCTTTTAGCTTTCACCAAATATGTTAAAAAATACGGTTGATCAATTGAGATATATACAAGCCACAAAGCATCACCTCACAAAATTGGTAATAGTAGTGGGAAAGGGAACCATGAAGTGAAAATCCAACAAGACCAGATCTAAACATCCGAGTTCGATCAAATTCAAGAAGAGGCTTCCCTTCATAGCACTGTGAAACCacacaacaaaataaaacaaattagACCAATTAAAACAGCTCACAATATTTCGGAAGAGTTTAACTTCCATAAActgacagtacaaaaataactAACAAGTAACTATTCAGACATTACTTACTTGAGCGATCCAGTCTCCTAGAGCGTAGACAATACCACTAATTGCCATTTTAGCTAAAACAGGATTTGCTTTCAGCGCTTCTTCATATGCAGTCCAGTTGTGCTCCGGGGCATATCTCAGTATCTCGTAAAGGGTCCACCCCTGAGTATacaatcaagaaaattaaatcCACACAAGGGGGGAAGAAAAGCAGGCTGCAATATGTGGAATTATGTGATAAGCTTATCTAAATGATTAAGCTATTAGAGAGGATACATTTTTATTCACATATCTTCAACACACGCCCTCGTGAAAGTTGTTTTTGATAAAGGGTGGCGGTAAGATTTGGACCTCAACCTGGCCTTGTTACCATGTCAAATTTTGTGACTatttcatctaaaagcttaaaccACTGGAAAGTGTATACTTTAATTTACCTAATCATCACTTCAACAATGGCTATCCAACTTAGTTCATTCCTTTTGCCTTCATTTAGCCCTCTGAAAATTCCAATCCTAGTAACCTTTATGATCACCAGGGGCAGAGCTACCATACTTATGTATAGGTTCGGACGAACCCAATAACTTTTGCTTATATAGTAAATCTATTAAATATgcataaatatttaattgcaaATCCAGTAACTAACACTAGCTACGAGTTTGGTGGAAAattcagaacccataaacttcaaatactAGCTCGGTAACTAATGATCACAAGAgggtaattgaaaaatattactttaaaacctttttttttccctttctgatATGAAATAtccaaaagcaaaaaaagatAGCTATAAAAAGACTTACATGCCAATATTCATGATCTATGGTGAGTAACCTTGTGATAGCAAGTGTACCAGCACCAAGTACAATTGAAGCATTAAAGAATCTATCTTTATCCAACAAAATGGACAATAAACTATTCTTGGTTTCATCAAATTCAGTTCCATCTGtatctttcttttcattttcttgactGGTCTCTGCTTCCCTATCTTCTGTGACAGCATTTATTGGACAAACAAGACTAATTCTTGATGGGGTTTTTAGTGAATTTTGAATAGTCAAGGGTGGAGAAAAGTTGATTGAGAAAGTTTGAGTTATTCTTGGTTCTTGAAGAGAGTTTGAGGGAAAAGAGAGGATATTGGTAGTAGCAAAATTGTTGAGAGCTGACA
This window harbors:
- the LOC132054128 gene encoding uncharacterized protein LOC132054128, giving the protein MSALNNFATTNILSFPSNSLQEPRITQTFSINFSPPLTIQNSLKTPSRISLVCPINAVTEDREAETSQENEKKDTDGTEFDETKNSLLSILLDKDRFFNASIVLGAGTLAITRLLTIDHEYWHGWTLYEILRYAPEHNWTAYEEALKANPVLAKMAISGIVYALGDWIAQCYEGKPLLEFDRTRMFRSGLVGFSLHGSLSHYYYQFCEALFPSNDWWVVPAKVAFDQTIWAAIWNSTYFVVLGFLRLESAANIFGELKTTFWPMLTAGWKLWPFAHLITYGVIPLEQRLLWVDCVELVWVTILSTFSNEKSEARMSEELPEAKFDSSSSKLPED